Proteins co-encoded in one Lysobacter solisilvae genomic window:
- a CDS encoding polyhydroxyalkanoate depolymerase: MLYHFHEMGRAWMQPLNYWADASAKMFGAQGSWLSTLPGASRLAAGYELLYRVGKNYEKPEFGIHSIEKDGKSYPVVEREILRKPFCRLLRFKRFADDAENIADFKDDPTVLVVAPLSGHHATLLRDTVKTLLRDHKVYITDWVDARMVPTSDGPFHLDDYVAYIEEFIRTIGTDNLHVISVCQPTVPTLAAVSLMAARGEPTPRSLVMFGGPIDPRQNPTKVNDLATQKPLWWFEANLVHAVPANYPGHNRRVYPGFLQHGGFMAMNPERHFESHWDFYQDLVKGDLEDAASHRRFYDEYNAVLDMPAEYYLETVDVVFQRHLLPRGEWVVRGQRVDPGAIRDTAIMTVEGELDDISGQGQTRAAHTLCTGIPEPDRRHLTVEGAGHYGIFSGRRWRTQVYPQVRDFIAAYAPVASAQKPQASTQAQPVQQTARQPELSKHARHPKHRQAKHSK, from the coding sequence CTGCTTTATCACTTTCATGAAATGGGCCGCGCATGGATGCAGCCGCTCAATTACTGGGCCGATGCCAGCGCCAAGATGTTCGGCGCGCAGGGCAGCTGGCTGTCGACACTTCCGGGCGCCTCGCGCCTGGCCGCCGGCTACGAGCTGCTGTACCGCGTGGGCAAGAACTACGAGAAGCCCGAGTTCGGCATCCACAGCATCGAGAAGGACGGCAAGTCCTATCCCGTCGTCGAGCGCGAGATCCTGCGCAAGCCGTTCTGCCGCCTGCTGCGCTTCAAGCGCTTCGCCGACGACGCGGAAAACATCGCCGACTTCAAGGACGACCCCACGGTGCTCGTCGTCGCCCCGCTGTCGGGCCACCATGCCACGCTGCTGCGCGACACGGTCAAGACCCTGCTGCGCGACCACAAGGTGTACATCACCGACTGGGTCGACGCGCGCATGGTGCCGACTTCCGATGGGCCGTTCCACCTGGATGACTACGTCGCCTACATCGAGGAATTCATCCGCACGATCGGCACCGACAACCTGCACGTGATCAGCGTCTGCCAGCCGACCGTGCCGACGCTGGCGGCGGTCTCGCTGATGGCTGCCCGTGGCGAACCCACGCCGCGCTCGCTGGTGATGTTCGGCGGCCCGATCGACCCGCGGCAGAACCCGACCAAGGTCAACGACCTGGCCACGCAGAAGCCGCTGTGGTGGTTCGAGGCCAACCTCGTCCACGCCGTGCCCGCGAACTATCCGGGCCACAACCGGCGCGTGTATCCGGGCTTCCTGCAGCACGGCGGCTTCATGGCGATGAATCCCGAGCGTCATTTCGAGTCGCACTGGGACTTCTACCAGGACCTGGTCAAGGGCGACCTCGAGGACGCCGCCTCGCATCGCCGCTTCTACGACGAGTACAACGCCGTGCTGGACATGCCGGCCGAGTACTACCTGGAAACCGTCGACGTCGTGTTCCAGCGTCACCTGCTGCCCCGCGGCGAGTGGGTGGTGCGCGGCCAGCGCGTCGACCCCGGCGCGATCCGCGACACCGCGATCATGACCGTGGAGGGCGAACTGGACGACATCTCGGGCCAGGGCCAGACGCGCGCTGCGCACACGCTGTGCACCGGCATCCCGGAACCGGACCGTCGCCACCTGACCGTGGAAGGCGCCGGCCATTACGGCATCTTCAGCGGCCGTCGCTGGCGCACCCAGGTGTACCCGCAGGTGCGCGACTTCATCGCGGCCTACGCGCCGGTGGCGTCCGCGCAGAAGCCGCAGGCTTCCACGCAGGCGCAGCCGGTGCAGCAGACGGCACGGCAGCCGGAGCTCTCGAAGCACGCCAGGCACCCGAAGCACAGGCAGGCCAAGCACTCGAAGTAG
- a CDS encoding sensor domain-containing protein: MNASRLPTTIPDYLEQLRRELAGADPALIQDALYDAEEYLRSELTENPGKSEAEVIAAVAGSYGAPDEVADIYRDTEVTVQTALRTPTPPRSKPRVERSPMARFFGVAADPRTYASLFYMLLALATGIFYFTWVVTGLSLSAGLAVLIIGVPFVILYFGSVRVLSLVEGRLVEVMLGERMPRRPLYSERGRPLLERIKELFTDPRTWATQLYFLLMLPLGIVYFTIAVTLLALSVSFIAAPVLVLFGVPAAISLDGGYVDWNYWSLPLLFVGGVLLLFGTLHLARGIGRLHGQLAKHMLVKSAQYD, from the coding sequence ATGAACGCCTCCCGCCTGCCCACCACCATCCCCGACTACCTGGAACAGCTGCGCCGTGAGCTGGCCGGCGCCGATCCGGCGCTCATCCAGGACGCGCTCTACGACGCCGAGGAGTACCTGCGCTCGGAACTGACCGAGAACCCGGGCAAGTCGGAGGCCGAGGTGATCGCCGCCGTCGCCGGCAGCTACGGCGCGCCGGACGAAGTCGCCGACATCTACCGCGATACCGAGGTGACCGTGCAGACCGCGCTGCGCACGCCCACGCCGCCGCGCAGCAAGCCCAGGGTGGAGCGCTCGCCGATGGCCCGCTTCTTCGGCGTCGCCGCCGACCCGCGCACCTACGCCTCGCTGTTCTACATGTTGCTGGCACTGGCCACCGGCATCTTCTACTTCACCTGGGTGGTCACCGGACTGTCGCTGTCGGCCGGCCTGGCCGTGCTGATCATCGGCGTGCCCTTCGTGATCCTGTACTTCGGATCGGTGCGGGTGCTGTCGCTGGTGGAGGGTCGGCTGGTCGAGGTGATGCTGGGTGAACGCATGCCGCGGCGTCCGCTCTACAGCGAACGCGGCCGACCGCTGCTGGAGCGCATCAAGGAGCTGTTCACCGACCCGCGCACCTGGGCCACGCAGCTCTACTTCCTGCTGATGCTGCCGCTGGGCATCGTGTACTTCACCATCGCCGTCACGCTGCTGGCCTTGTCGGTGTCCTTCATCGCCGCCCCGGTGCTGGTGCTGTTCGGGGTGCCGGCCGCGATCTCCCTGGACGGAGGCTACGTGGACTGGAACTACTGGTCGCTGCCCCTGCTGTTCGTCGGCGGCGTGCTGCTGCTGTTCGGCACGCTGCACCTGGCCCGCGGCATCGGCCGCCTGCATGGGCAGCTGGCCAAGCACATGCTGGTGAAGAGCGCGCAGTACGACTGA
- a CDS encoding PadR family transcriptional regulator: MTDLEILRRKFQKELSTGTVSLALLAVLAASAEPMYGYQIAKRLEREGEGVLSGKQSALYPVLRNLEAGGLLDSFVEPSVAGPPRRYYRITQPGREVLGDWTAAWRATRDSVDAVLGETK; encoded by the coding sequence ATGACCGATCTCGAAATCCTGAGGCGCAAATTCCAGAAGGAGCTCAGCACCGGCACCGTGTCGCTGGCCCTGCTGGCCGTGCTGGCGGCCTCCGCCGAGCCGATGTACGGCTACCAGATCGCCAAGCGCCTGGAGCGCGAGGGCGAGGGGGTGCTGAGCGGCAAGCAGAGCGCCCTGTATCCCGTGCTGCGCAACCTGGAGGCCGGCGGCCTGCTCGACAGCTTCGTCGAGCCATCCGTCGCCGGGCCCCCGCGCCGCTACTACCGCATTACACAACCCGGTCGCGAGGTGCTCGGCGACTGGACCGCCGCCTGGCGCGCCACCCGTGATTCCGTCGACGCCGTCCTTGGGGAAACCAAATGA
- a CDS encoding CopD family protein, which yields MHAYLWLKTAHLLFVMAWMGGVFYLPRILVNLAEAGDQPQVRARLVLMGRRLYRFGHMMFGLAFVLGLVLWQGHRMVAGLPTMVAEGSGWLHAKLALVVVLLIHYSIAGRWLKGVEAGRALPGSRALRWFNEIPVFVLVGIIYLVLAKPF from the coding sequence ATGCACGCCTACCTCTGGCTCAAGACCGCACACCTGTTGTTCGTGATGGCCTGGATGGGGGGCGTCTTCTACCTTCCGCGCATCCTGGTGAACCTGGCCGAGGCCGGTGACCAGCCGCAGGTGCGCGCCCGGCTGGTGCTGATGGGACGACGCCTGTACCGCTTCGGGCACATGATGTTCGGCCTGGCCTTCGTGCTGGGCCTGGTGCTGTGGCAGGGCCATCGAATGGTTGCGGGCCTGCCGACCATGGTGGCCGAAGGCAGCGGCTGGCTGCACGCCAAGCTCGCCCTCGTCGTGGTCCTGCTGATCCACTACAGCATCGCCGGCCGCTGGCTGAAGGGCGTCGAGGCCGGTCGCGCGCTGCCTGGCTCGCGCGCGTTGCGCTGGTTCAACGAGATCCCGGTGTTCGTGCTGGTGGGCATCATCTACCTGGTGCTCGCCAAGCCGTTCTGA
- a CDS encoding class I SAM-dependent DNA methyltransferase, with protein sequence MKSYDQQYFDTWYRERGIGDAARLARKVALAVATAEYHLERPLRTVLDVGCGEGVWRAPLLKLRPKARYLGFDSSQYAVTRFGARRNLHLARFGDFALLRPCPPVDLLVCSDVLHYLDTRELDRGLPGLAELTGGVAFLETFAKEDEAEGDEHDFQARPARFYRQRFRKLGFQALGSHLWLSPGLRDHATALETAD encoded by the coding sequence ATGAAATCCTACGACCAGCAGTACTTCGACACCTGGTACCGCGAGCGCGGCATCGGCGACGCCGCGCGGCTGGCGCGCAAGGTGGCGCTGGCCGTGGCGACCGCCGAGTACCACTTGGAACGTCCGCTGCGCACGGTGCTCGACGTGGGCTGCGGCGAGGGCGTGTGGCGTGCGCCGCTGCTGAAGCTGCGGCCGAAGGCGCGCTACCTGGGCTTCGACAGCAGCCAGTACGCGGTCACGCGCTTCGGCGCACGACGCAACCTGCATCTCGCGCGCTTCGGTGATTTCGCCCTGCTGCGTCCCTGCCCGCCCGTCGACCTGCTCGTGTGCAGCGACGTGCTGCACTACCTGGACACGCGCGAACTCGATCGCGGCCTGCCCGGTCTGGCCGAACTGACCGGTGGGGTCGCGTTCCTGGAGACGTTTGCGAAAGAGGACGAAGCCGAAGGCGACGAACACGATTTCCAGGCGCGCCCCGCCCGGTTCTACCGGCAGCGCTTCCGGAAACTCGGGTTCCAGGCACTGGGTTCACACCTGTGGCTGTCGCCGGGCCTGCGCGACCACGCCACGGCGCTGGAAACCGCGGACTGA